A window of uncultured Gellertiella sp. genomic DNA:
TGACTGAAATGAAAAACCCCGGAGAGATGGCTGGCTTCCGGGGTTTCGGTATCGCTATTTCGGCTGTGGCTGCTTTCGCCTGAACAGGCCCTTGAGATTGTCGATGAGTTCGACCTTCACGCCATTGCGCTTCATGATGATCGATTGCTGGATCACCGAAAGCGTGTTGTTCCAGGCCCAGTAGATGATCAGGCCTGCCGGGAAGGAGGCCATCATGAAGGTGAAGATGACCGGCATCCAGGTAAAGACCATGGCCTGTGCCGGGTCCGGCGGCGTCGGGTTCATCCGCATCTGCAGGAACATGGTGATGCCCATGATCAGCGGCCAGACGCCGAGATGCAGGAAGGTCGGTGCCGCGAAGGGCAGTGCCCCGAACAGGTTGACGATGCTGGTCGGATCGGGAGCCGAGAGATCCTGGATCCAGCCGAAGAACGGCGCATGCCGCATCTCGATGGTGATGTAGATCACCTTGTAGAGCGAGAAGAAGATCGGGATCTGGAAGGCAATCGGCCAGCAGCCCGCCAGCGGATTGATCTTTTCGGTCTTGTAGAGTTCCATGGTCGCCTGTTGCAGCGCCATGCGGTCATCGGCATGCTTGGCCTTCAGCTCCGCCATTTTCGGCTGGACGAGCTTCATCTTGGCCATCGAGGCATATTGCTTGTTGGCAAGCGGGAAGAACAGCGTCTTGACGACGATGGTGGTGATCAGGATCGCAATGCCGAAATTGCCGAAGTAGCGATAGAAGAAGTCCATCATCTTGAACATCGGCTTGGTCAGGAAGTAGAACCAGCCCCAGTCGATCAGCCGGTCGAAGCGGGGGATCTCATACTGCTTCAGGTAGCCGTCGATGACGGGTACTTCCTTGGCACCGGCAAAGATCAGGTTCTTGATCTCGGTCGACTGGCCGGGGGCGACCGTCACGGCGTCGGACTTGAAGTCGGCCTGGAACAGCGGCTGCTGGCCGGTGGTAAAGTGGGCAAAGCGCGATTCGAACGGGATCGCCTGCGGCGGCACGATGGCGGCAGCCCAGTATTTGTCGGTGATGCCAAGCCAGCCGCTGGTGGTCTTGGGATGCTCGACATTTTCCTTCTCGATGGCGGAATACTTGCTTTCGGCAAGCTTCTGGTCGTCGAGAACGCCGATGAAGCCTTCATGCAGCACGTAGGCGGGCGTGGTCGCTGGCTTGTTGTAGCGCGTCACGCGGCCATAGAGCGCGGCGGCAAGCGGTGCGGTGCCGCCATTGGTGATCTTGTCGGTGACGGTGAACATGTAGCGTTCGTCGACCGAGAAGGTACGGGCGAAGGTGACGCCCTTGTCATTGGTGAAGGTCAGCGTCACCGGGGTCTTGTCGCTGAGCCTGTCATTGCCGGAAACGGTCCAGAGCGTGTCGGGGCCGGGCAGTTTGCCGCTGTCGGCCGTCTCGACATAGCCCAGCTCGGCAAAATAGCCGTCCTTGGTGTTGGAGGGGCTGAACAGCGTGATCAGCGGGCTCTTGTCGTCGACCGTCTCATGGTAATGCTTGAGCTTCAGGTCGTCGAGGCGGGCACCGGTCAGGCGGATGGAGCCGGAAAGGTCAGGCGTATCGATGGCGACGCGCGGGGAATTGGCCGCCGTATCGACTGAGGTCGTCGGGGCAGGGGCGCTCGCGCCTGTTGCAGCTGCCGTCGTTCC
This region includes:
- the yidC gene encoding membrane protein insertase YidC, whose product is MENKRNSFVAIALSVLIVIAWQFFYMNPRLEAQHKAELAAKAQQTAAQTAGSTTAATAATGTTAAATGASAPAPTTSVDTAANSPRVAIDTPDLSGSIRLTGARLDDLKLKHYHETVDDKSPLITLFSPSNTKDGYFAELGYVETADSGKLPGPDTLWTVSGNDRLSDKTPVTLTFTNDKGVTFARTFSVDERYMFTVTDKITNGGTAPLAAALYGRVTRYNKPATTPAYVLHEGFIGVLDDQKLAESKYSAIEKENVEHPKTTSGWLGITDKYWAAAIVPPQAIPFESRFAHFTTGQQPLFQADFKSDAVTVAPGQSTEIKNLIFAGAKEVPVIDGYLKQYEIPRFDRLIDWGWFYFLTKPMFKMMDFFYRYFGNFGIAILITTIVVKTLFFPLANKQYASMAKMKLVQPKMAELKAKHADDRMALQQATMELYKTEKINPLAGCWPIAFQIPIFFSLYKVIYITIEMRHAPFFGWIQDLSAPDPTSIVNLFGALPFAAPTFLHLGVWPLIMGITMFLQMRMNPTPPDPAQAMVFTWMPVIFTFMMASFPAGLIIYWAWNNTLSVIQQSIIMKRNGVKVELIDNLKGLFRRKQPQPK